A genome region from Lentisphaerota bacterium includes the following:
- a CDS encoding reactive intermediate/imine deaminase (has endoribonuclease activity on mRNA) — protein sequence MMMTIATREAPEAVGPYAQAIRADGWVFCSGQLGLDPAGGPLAADTVAQARQALANLRSVLDAAGSGLDAVVKTTVFLTDLADFAAVNAVYAEAFGAHRPARACVQVAALPKGAKVEIEAVARVRAGA from the coding sequence ATGATGATGACAATTGCGACACGAGAGGCGCCGGAGGCCGTGGGCCCGTATGCCCAGGCGATCCGGGCGGATGGCTGGGTGTTTTGTTCGGGCCAGTTGGGACTCGACCCGGCGGGCGGGCCGCTGGCGGCCGACACGGTCGCGCAGGCGCGCCAGGCGCTGGCCAATCTGCGGTCGGTGCTGGACGCGGCCGGAAGCGGCCTGGACGCGGTGGTCAAGACCACGGTGTTTCTGACCGATCTGGCCGACTTTGCGGCGGTCAACGCGGTTTATGCCGAGGCGTTTGGCGCGCACCGGCCCGCGCGCGCCTGCGTGCAGGTCGCCGCGCTGCCCAAGGGCGCGAAAGTGGAGATCGAGGCGGTGGCCCGGGTTCGCGCAGGCGCTTGA